The following coding sequences are from one Pigmentibacter ruber window:
- a CDS encoding ABC transporter substrate-binding protein, translating to MKYIFRSIPLLILIVFNIFAYSVSNEAKEKKLHILYYNSENQEGFWWRTTSEFAQAACQNLGMELNIVYVDRDAAFMVNDFKKKATNLNKPDAVIFQNLKSNAVNMLKIAEENKIPAFIFNAGLTEDQAKQYGKPREKFKYWIGQILPDDKKAGYDLALQLFNEAKRLGLKDKNGNIHFLSIIGTKTDTASIERENGLKLASQQEKKIILDQITSANWDRREAEKSLNWLILRYPEAKVVWSANDLMGLGALDSLSKTKIIPGKDIIVGSMDWVPEALKQMQSGKLFTSLNGHFIETAWASVLVYDYLNKKDFASEKTSFTSKMTVLSNSNINLYLKNFKPDNFKKINFSNFSKVKNKNLKKYDFNFDLVLKKIISN from the coding sequence ATGAAATATATTTTTCGTTCAATACCTCTCTTAATATTAATTGTTTTTAATATTTTTGCATATTCAGTCAGTAATGAGGCAAAAGAAAAAAAACTCCATATTTTGTACTATAATTCAGAAAATCAAGAAGGATTTTGGTGGAGAACTACTTCAGAATTTGCGCAAGCAGCTTGTCAAAATTTAGGAATGGAGCTTAATATCGTTTATGTAGATAGAGACGCCGCATTTATGGTAAATGATTTCAAAAAGAAAGCAACTAATTTAAATAAACCAGATGCTGTTATTTTCCAAAATTTAAAATCTAATGCGGTTAATATGCTGAAAATAGCAGAAGAAAATAAAATCCCAGCGTTTATTTTTAATGCTGGTTTAACAGAAGATCAAGCAAAACAGTATGGAAAACCTAGGGAAAAATTTAAATACTGGATTGGTCAAATTTTACCCGATGATAAAAAAGCTGGATATGATTTAGCACTCCAACTATTTAATGAAGCAAAACGTCTTGGTCTAAAGGATAAAAATGGGAATATTCATTTTTTAAGTATTATTGGTACAAAAACAGATACAGCTTCTATTGAAAGAGAAAATGGATTAAAATTAGCTTCTCAACAAGAAAAAAAAATTATTTTAGACCAAATAACATCAGCTAATTGGGATCGAAGGGAAGCGGAAAAATCTTTAAATTGGCTCATATTAAGATATCCAGAAGCAAAAGTTGTATGGTCTGCAAACGATCTCATGGGATTAGGAGCTCTTGATTCTTTGAGTAAAACTAAAATTATTCCTGGAAAAGATATTATAGTAGGTTCTATGGATTGGGTTCCAGAGGCACTAAAACAAATGCAATCGGGAAAACTTTTCACTTCATTGAACGGCCATTTTATTGAAACAGCTTGGGCTTCTGTTTTAGTTTATGATTATCTAAATAAAAAAGATTTTGCGTCAGAAAAAACTTCTTTTACTTCAAAAATGACAGTTCTTTCCAATTCAAATATTAATTTATATCTAAAAAATTTCAAACCAGATAATTTCAAAAAAATTAATTTCTCAAATTTTTCAAAAGTTAAAAATAAAAATTTAAAAAAATATGATTTTAACTTTGATTTAGTTTTAAAGAAAATTATTTCTAATTAA
- a CDS encoding ATP-binding cassette domain-containing protein → MATNSFKNKSTPVISFENYSLSVGFISPIRELTFTIFEGESVAIIGPAGSGKSMVLSVIAQFIWEMDNNLLLNSFKQTGGIRILGIPLSGRKPNQEILKKISSQIALVSEKSAWLPVSIAENFALSQNLAGIQDVLPFHQLIDTLPISQHNKALIDSLAELLPSQVELPFLQQLAIIRALLRKPKIFLLDDAFLRMDPVMLKQTENLILNMSDKTTLIWATNDLYQASRVTDWTLFMRHGTIIEYTQTAQFFTNPSTQEAENFIAGRDDV, encoded by the coding sequence ATGGCTACAAATTCATTTAAAAATAAATCAACACCTGTTATTTCATTTGAAAATTATTCACTTTCTGTTGGTTTTATTTCACCTATTAGAGAACTTACTTTTACTATTTTCGAAGGAGAATCCGTAGCAATTATTGGACCAGCTGGTTCGGGAAAAAGTATGGTGTTATCTGTAATTGCACAGTTTATTTGGGAAATGGACAATAATTTACTTTTAAATTCCTTCAAACAAACAGGTGGAATTCGTATTTTGGGAATTCCTTTGTCAGGAAGAAAGCCAAATCAAGAAATTCTCAAAAAAATATCTTCCCAAATTGCTTTGGTATCTGAAAAAAGTGCTTGGCTCCCTGTTTCAATCGCAGAGAACTTTGCTCTTTCGCAAAATTTAGCTGGAATTCAAGATGTTTTGCCATTCCACCAATTAATAGATACTTTACCTATCTCTCAACATAATAAAGCATTAATAGATTCCCTTGCAGAACTGTTACCTAGTCAAGTTGAACTCCCCTTTTTGCAGCAATTAGCAATTATAAGAGCCTTGCTACGTAAGCCTAAAATATTTCTTCTTGATGATGCTTTTTTGCGCATGGATCCTGTTATGTTAAAGCAAACTGAAAATTTAATTTTAAATATGAGTGATAAAACAACATTAATATGGGCAACTAATGACTTATATCAAGCGAGTAGAGTTACTGATTGGACACTTTTCATGCGCCACGGAACAATTATAGAATACACTCAAACAGCACAATTTTTTACAAATCCTAGTACTCAAGAAGCAGAAAATTTTATTGCTGGTAGGGATGATGTTTAA
- a CDS encoding citrate/2-methylcitrate synthase: MSEEQGFSKGLAGVVADATSVSQVQGEVGKLIYRGISIEELAEKSTYEECVYFSLYGKLPTQNQFNKFLTEMKINRVLPKTVEAVISAAPRSAHPMSVLQAAIAAIGFDEQPVNLKNEEHNIHSAIKIISQLSTAVARISRERRGLQPIAPNPDLSHAENFLYMLNGNVPNKEEARMFDVALILHLDHDFNASTFAARVVASTEAKLSLSISAAIGALSGPLHGGANEKVLEMADAIGAPENAKAWVANALATKAKVMGFGHRVYRTMDPRAKVLRGMLEKLVATKKEKDTYETLRIVHDSMIEELSKTSKDYIWPNVDFWSGALYRLMGIESIDFTPIFAVSRVAGWSSHIVEMWRDNRIYRPAAKYVGPTDDKYVDIKNRK; encoded by the coding sequence ATGTCAGAAGAACAAGGATTTTCAAAAGGTTTAGCAGGAGTTGTTGCTGATGCTACCTCAGTAAGCCAAGTTCAAGGAGAAGTTGGAAAATTAATTTATCGTGGTATCTCGATTGAAGAGCTTGCAGAAAAGTCTACTTACGAAGAATGCGTTTATTTTTCTTTGTATGGTAAGTTACCAACACAAAATCAGTTCAATAAATTTCTCACAGAAATGAAAATAAACAGAGTTTTGCCAAAAACTGTCGAAGCAGTTATTTCTGCTGCTCCAAGATCAGCTCACCCCATGTCTGTATTGCAAGCAGCAATTGCAGCAATTGGATTTGATGAACAACCTGTAAATTTAAAAAATGAAGAACATAATATTCATAGTGCAATTAAAATTATTAGCCAACTTTCTACTGCAGTTGCAAGAATTTCTCGTGAAAGACGTGGATTGCAACCAATTGCTCCAAATCCAGATCTTTCACATGCAGAAAATTTTCTTTATATGTTAAATGGTAACGTACCAAATAAAGAAGAAGCGAGAATGTTTGACGTTGCCTTAATACTTCATCTTGACCATGACTTTAATGCGTCTACTTTTGCTGCCAGAGTTGTCGCGTCCACAGAAGCAAAACTTTCACTTTCCATTTCAGCTGCAATTGGTGCTTTATCTGGTCCTTTGCATGGTGGTGCAAATGAAAAAGTTCTTGAAATGGCTGATGCTATTGGGGCTCCAGAAAATGCAAAAGCTTGGGTTGCAAATGCTTTAGCTACTAAAGCAAAAGTGATGGGCTTTGGTCACCGTGTATACAGAACTATGGATCCAAGAGCTAAAGTATTACGTGGAATGTTAGAAAAATTGGTAGCTACTAAAAAAGAAAAAGATACTTATGAAACTTTGAGAATTGTGCATGATTCTATGATTGAAGAATTAAGCAAGACTTCAAAAGATTATATCTGGCCCAATGTGGATTTCTGGTCAGGTGCTTTGTATCGTTTAATGGGTATTGAATCTATTGATTTTACTCCAATTTTCGCAGTTTCCAGAGTTGCTGGTTGGTCATCACACATTGTTGAAATGTGGAGAGACAACCGTATTTATCGCCCTGCTGCTAAATATGTAGGTCCAACAGATGATAAATATGTAGATATAAAAAATAGAAAATAA
- a CDS encoding 3'-5' exonuclease family protein, which produces MSVNPNNTILKMERPQAPFLIFDIETVPDIPLLAKNYLEYQFNEEELYLKWNDYQLLNQIKEKENIEFPKTIYHSIISICALYIDPETYYIMDGFKRTIPKVNSYIEFLNHEKKIIEEFWQFSLKYQDFHKHWYDHTFNRNLTEYQKSKLKKLPVTFCGFNIANFDLMVLEQRSLIHFITCPIEDYVKNLGNDSYRYKYAADKVFDLMNFVCNYDNRNARVGLDTIAKAIGLGGKMAGMDGSLVAEEYFCNHAAQKIEEYCAIDVLISYGVFLAIQKFRGILPEDQFKDCILWFERWLLKEGKPANYQELVRESTKFFNYAKNT; this is translated from the coding sequence ATGTCAGTGAATCCCAATAATACTATTTTAAAAATGGAAAGGCCTCAAGCTCCTTTCTTAATTTTTGACATTGAAACTGTTCCAGATATTCCTCTTTTAGCAAAAAATTATTTAGAATATCAATTTAATGAAGAAGAATTATACTTAAAGTGGAACGATTATCAATTATTAAACCAAATAAAAGAAAAAGAAAATATTGAGTTTCCAAAAACTATTTATCATTCCATTATATCAATTTGTGCATTATATATTGATCCAGAAACATACTATATAATGGATGGATTTAAAAGAACTATTCCAAAAGTAAATTCTTATATTGAATTTTTAAACCATGAAAAAAAAATTATAGAAGAGTTTTGGCAATTTTCTTTGAAATATCAAGATTTTCATAAACATTGGTATGATCATACTTTTAATCGTAATCTAACAGAATATCAAAAAAGTAAACTAAAGAAATTACCTGTTACCTTTTGTGGATTTAACATAGCAAACTTTGACTTAATGGTTCTTGAACAAAGAAGTTTAATTCATTTTATAACATGCCCAATTGAAGATTATGTAAAAAACTTAGGAAATGATTCTTATCGATATAAATATGCAGCGGATAAAGTTTTTGATTTAATGAATTTTGTTTGTAATTATGACAACAGAAATGCGAGAGTAGGCTTAGACACTATTGCGAAAGCTATTGGCCTAGGAGGAAAAATGGCCGGTATGGATGGATCGCTTGTCGCCGAAGAATACTTTTGTAATCATGCTGCACAAAAAATTGAAGAATACTGCGCTATTGATGTTCTCATATCCTACGGAGTTTTTTTAGCAATACAGAAATTTCGTGGAATCCTTCCGGAGGATCAGTTTAAAGATTGTATTTTATGGTTTGAAAGATGGTTATTAAAAGAAGGAAAACCAGCTAATTATCAAGAATTAGTTAGGGAAAGCACAAAATTTTTTAATTATGCTAAAAATACTTAA
- a CDS encoding NUDIX hydrolase encodes MKNLKKFGSLLLVMLTSYSCNSSISEESKKDSQQIVTYNGTDDLYEIESPTSPFARPKNAKIGFDVDGVLHTEVKYTLKDYYFHKRPAFETTGRNIRLKKEIDFLLSNGNTSSIVTHNPSVCKPENISNRENLFKENGLPSIPNRQVFCVASGTKKSVEINKQGLTLFYDDSPAVLAEVSANSPTTKLFMPLPKQQKVAHYFSDKKEPTKSISKCGVLIVDDSKPEKRFLLQLRSPSLQEWWNFPGGSCAYHENKHLNFDKQEFEDPITGAIREFDEEAGKFTSLKYELDQSKRLMVLQANDYLLFVVKLDKNYLDMRKFVPQDKFAWEVSTKVFNIPNSPGYRWFKLSECKKGAKVEGHNLGVTGDTCDMFRIYLDAF; translated from the coding sequence ATGAAAAATCTAAAAAAATTTGGTTCTTTATTACTTGTAATGTTGACGAGCTATTCTTGTAATTCAAGTATTTCAGAAGAATCTAAAAAAGATTCACAACAAATTGTAACATATAATGGAACAGATGATTTATATGAAATTGAAAGTCCAACTTCACCTTTTGCAAGACCAAAAAATGCAAAAATTGGCTTTGATGTTGATGGTGTTTTACATACTGAAGTAAAATATACTTTAAAAGATTATTACTTTCATAAAAGACCAGCTTTTGAAACAACTGGGAGAAATATCAGATTAAAAAAGGAAATTGATTTCCTTTTAAGTAATGGAAATACTTCATCCATTGTGACTCATAATCCATCAGTATGTAAACCTGAAAATATTTCAAATAGAGAAAACTTATTTAAAGAAAATGGCTTACCCTCAATTCCAAATCGCCAAGTTTTTTGTGTTGCATCAGGTACAAAAAAATCTGTGGAAATAAATAAACAAGGATTAACTTTATTTTATGATGATAGTCCTGCTGTTCTTGCAGAAGTATCAGCAAATAGCCCAACAACAAAACTGTTTATGCCGTTGCCTAAGCAACAAAAAGTTGCACATTATTTTTCTGATAAAAAGGAACCGACAAAATCTATTTCAAAGTGCGGAGTTTTAATTGTTGATGATTCAAAACCTGAAAAAAGATTTTTACTCCAATTAAGATCTCCTAGTTTGCAAGAATGGTGGAATTTTCCAGGTGGATCATGTGCATATCATGAGAATAAACATTTAAATTTTGATAAGCAAGAATTTGAAGATCCTATAACAGGTGCTATTCGAGAATTTGATGAAGAAGCTGGTAAATTTACATCTTTAAAATATGAACTTGATCAATCAAAACGTTTAATGGTTTTACAAGCTAATGATTATCTTTTATTTGTAGTTAAATTAGATAAAAATTATTTAGATATGCGGAAATTCGTTCCGCAAGATAAATTTGCTTGGGAAGTTAGTACTAAAGTTTTTAATATTCCTAATAGTCCTGGCTATCGTTGGTTTAAATTGAGTGAATGCAAAAAAGGTGCGAAAGTTGAAGGTCATAATTTAGGTGTGACAGGAGATACGTGCGATATGTTTAGAATTTATTTAGATGCCTTTTAA
- a CDS encoding nicotinate phosphoribosyltransferase produces the protein MSEYFSSLYKSSLSLLTDFYQLTMAYAYWKKGISETKSVFNVYFRKNPFKNGYSIASGLELAIDYINNFSFTDDDIIYLKSLTGNDGQVLFAEEFLVYLKNLKISCDVFAIEEGNVIFPNEPLLRISGPILQCQLLETPLLNILNFHTLISTKAARIVSVSNHIPVLEFGLRRAQGLDGGLSASRAAYIGGCEGTSNTLAGKIFGIPVKGTHSHSWVMAFSSELESFYSLAKGMPNNVVFLVDTYDTLKGVKKAIEVGYWLKERGKKLIGIRLDSGDLAYLSIEARKMLDAAGFPDTIIIASNDLNEHVISSLNEQGAKISAWGVGTQLVTAFDDPALGAVYKLSAIQNENRKWKHTIKLSEQTIKISTPGILQVRRYFKDKYFFADMIYDELTYKKGKETDIIDPSDINRFYKLTNNCEYEELLKPIFVKGKLVYQSPSLVKIREKCFDSLKKLHPSIKRLLNPHHYPAGLEKNLFNFKLDLIRNIKNNLD, from the coding sequence ATGTCAGAATATTTTTCTTCATTATATAAAAGCTCATTAAGTCTATTAACCGATTTTTATCAACTTACAATGGCTTATGCATATTGGAAAAAAGGAATTTCTGAAACTAAAAGTGTTTTTAATGTTTATTTTAGAAAAAACCCTTTTAAAAATGGTTACTCAATAGCTTCTGGTTTAGAACTTGCAATTGATTATATAAATAATTTTTCTTTTACTGATGATGATATTATATATCTAAAAAGTTTAACAGGAAATGATGGACAAGTCCTATTTGCTGAAGAATTTTTAGTTTATTTAAAAAATTTAAAAATTTCTTGTGACGTTTTTGCTATTGAAGAAGGAAATGTCATCTTTCCCAACGAACCTCTGTTGAGAATATCTGGTCCTATACTACAGTGCCAACTACTAGAAACTCCTCTTCTTAACATCTTAAACTTTCATACTCTTATCTCAACGAAAGCGGCTAGAATTGTTTCTGTTTCAAATCATATACCAGTTTTAGAATTTGGCTTGCGCAGAGCGCAAGGTCTTGACGGAGGATTAAGTGCAAGTAGGGCTGCTTATATTGGAGGATGCGAGGGAACATCCAATACTTTAGCAGGAAAAATTTTCGGGATTCCAGTTAAGGGAACTCACTCACACAGTTGGGTAATGGCTTTTTCCAGTGAATTAGAATCATTTTATTCCCTTGCCAAAGGAATGCCAAATAATGTCGTCTTTTTAGTTGATACCTATGATACTCTAAAAGGCGTTAAAAAAGCCATAGAAGTTGGTTATTGGTTAAAAGAAAGAGGTAAAAAACTTATTGGAATTCGTTTGGATTCAGGTGATTTAGCTTATCTTAGTATAGAAGCTAGAAAAATGTTGGATGCTGCAGGATTTCCAGACACAATTATTATTGCAAGCAATGATTTAAATGAGCATGTGATTTCAAGCTTAAATGAACAAGGTGCTAAAATTTCTGCTTGGGGAGTTGGAACTCAACTTGTTACTGCTTTTGATGATCCTGCATTAGGTGCTGTTTATAAATTATCGGCTATTCAAAATGAAAATAGAAAATGGAAACATACAATAAAACTTTCAGAACAAACTATAAAAATCTCTACTCCAGGTATTTTACAAGTTCGCCGTTATTTTAAAGATAAATATTTTTTTGCTGATATGATTTATGATGAACTGACTTATAAAAAAGGAAAAGAAACAGATATTATTGATCCAAGCGATATTAATCGCTTTTATAAACTTACAAATAACTGCGAATATGAAGAATTATTAAAACCTATTTTTGTAAAAGGAAAATTAGTTTATCAAAGCCCTTCTTTAGTTAAAATCAGAGAAAAATGTTTTGATTCATTAAAAAAATTACATCCAAGTATCAAAAGACTTTTAAATCCACATCACTACCCGGCTGGTTTGGAGAAAAATTTATTTAATTTTAAATTAGATCTTATTAGAAATATAAAAAATAATTTAGATTAG
- a CDS encoding cation:proton antiporter domain-containing protein yields the protein MHNIFIQDLSAILLSGGIFGWIFKKFFKLPLLLGYIFGGVLLSLPIAYTPYVVSKESASTLAELGVLLLMFSMGLHFGVRKIASIGFAPILVSIIQIILMWFTATQICQFVGITGFEAIFIGSVLSVASTAVIIKILEDRHLKSARFADKLMAVLLVEDSLAIFMIIWLSTSVTGSDIALLELIPIFISSILLWWLLGTLLLPRIINSAFHTGKEELLVILSTGLALGLAFLSASWNFSSALGAFIMGSILSECRELRIIENIIEPVKNIFALVFFVSIGFLFSPSIILEKWQVILSFVSLIIIGKFSFNLILNLCAGSGVKDSIRTSAFMGQIGELSFVIAQMGVGLGVIDNDNFSAIVATAIITILVTPFTVKSMLALADKAENLLPSKFCKFMESYSQAVINFSIENKMLPFYQKYSLFRGINYLIDNTKSRLKKNYMLMTAKNVTSTLDRLAPWDEYLVPVHIAANANISGKTLIELNLREKFTVNVVAISRDKRTIIAPKATEILQSNDTLLVYGNEKSITELEQFCSIERIDENMISLDQCILAGIRLNKEHPFVNKTILEAAIRPNYNCIVLAINRNNVRIKNPISTFVFYENDELFIFGSRSSLEKIRELHKTVS from the coding sequence ATGCACAATATATTTATCCAAGATCTATCAGCAATACTTCTTTCTGGTGGAATATTTGGTTGGATATTTAAAAAGTTTTTCAAACTACCTCTGTTACTCGGATACATTTTTGGCGGTGTCCTTTTATCTTTACCTATTGCATATACACCTTACGTTGTTAGTAAAGAATCTGCTAGTACTTTAGCTGAATTAGGTGTTTTGTTGTTAATGTTTTCGATGGGATTGCATTTTGGGGTGAGGAAAATTGCATCCATTGGATTTGCTCCCATTTTAGTCAGTATTATTCAAATTATTTTAATGTGGTTTACTGCAACTCAAATTTGCCAATTTGTTGGGATAACGGGTTTTGAAGCAATATTTATTGGCTCTGTTTTATCTGTAGCCTCTACAGCTGTAATCATAAAAATTCTTGAAGATAGGCATTTAAAAAGTGCACGTTTTGCTGATAAATTAATGGCTGTTTTGTTGGTTGAAGATTCTTTAGCAATTTTTATGATTATTTGGTTATCAACTTCTGTAACAGGAAGTGACATAGCTTTATTAGAACTAATACCCATATTTATCAGTAGTATTTTACTTTGGTGGTTATTGGGTACTTTATTGCTTCCAAGAATAATAAATTCTGCTTTTCATACAGGTAAAGAAGAGCTTCTAGTCATTTTAAGTACTGGTTTGGCTTTGGGTTTGGCATTTTTATCTGCATCCTGGAATTTTTCTTCTGCATTAGGTGCATTTATAATGGGCTCTATTTTATCTGAATGCAGAGAGTTGAGAATTATTGAGAATATTATAGAGCCAGTGAAAAATATTTTTGCTTTAGTTTTTTTTGTTTCCATTGGATTTCTTTTCTCGCCAAGTATCATTTTAGAAAAATGGCAAGTTATTTTAAGTTTTGTATCTTTAATTATAATTGGAAAATTTTCATTTAATTTGATTTTAAATCTTTGTGCAGGTTCTGGGGTGAAAGATTCTATTAGAACTAGTGCTTTTATGGGACAAATTGGAGAGCTCTCATTTGTAATTGCACAAATGGGGGTAGGATTAGGAGTAATAGATAATGATAATTTTTCAGCAATTGTTGCAACTGCAATAATAACAATATTAGTAACACCCTTCACAGTTAAATCTATGTTAGCTTTGGCTGATAAAGCTGAAAATCTTCTCCCAAGTAAATTTTGTAAATTTATGGAATCTTATTCTCAAGCTGTAATAAATTTTTCTATAGAAAACAAAATGCTTCCATTTTATCAAAAATATTCTTTGTTCAGAGGTATTAATTATTTAATAGATAATACTAAATCTAGGCTTAAAAAAAATTACATGCTAATGACAGCAAAAAATGTTACTTCAACTTTAGATCGTTTAGCTCCTTGGGATGAATATCTTGTACCAGTTCATATCGCTGCTAATGCAAATATATCAGGAAAAACTTTGATAGAATTAAATTTAAGAGAAAAATTTACTGTAAATGTTGTTGCAATAAGTAGAGATAAACGAACAATTATTGCACCAAAAGCGACAGAAATATTACAATCTAATGATACTTTATTGGTATATGGTAATGAAAAATCTATTACAGAACTTGAACAGTTTTGCAGTATAGAACGAATTGATGAAAATATGATATCTTTAGATCAATGTATTTTAGCTGGTATTCGATTAAATAAAGAACATCCTTTTGTAAATAAAACAATATTAGAAGCAGCTATTAGGCCAAATTATAATTGTATTGTATTAGCTATTAATAGAAATAACGTAAGGATTAAAAATCCAATATCTACTTTTGTATTTTATGAAAATGATGAATTATTTATTTTTGGTTCGAGAAGTTCTTTGGAAAAAATAAGGGAACTTCATAAAACTGTGAGCTAA